The Salminus brasiliensis chromosome 3, fSalBra1.hap2, whole genome shotgun sequence genome contains a region encoding:
- the LOC140551388 gene encoding coagulation factor XI-like encodes MGLCMLLLMLLTALPESFSKVSDFDWKVDVDFPGNDVQQIYSPDVYHCQLACTQHHSCRFFTFIRPDWDKDDRQFYCYLKNTASGYPSVVNNLKGVTSGFPLNRKEYTAHTCLSAQHKDVEFTGTDYRNMAVSSSNECQELCTSDPHCKFFSYFPEKFSDAEKRKKCFLKYSWTVPTPPTVGMKSEVWSGFSQSLVSKETSEEACKEQIYPHSDYFDSDFEQLLAASPQHCQFLCTLHPRCTHFSYLTFKHQTSNTWYHMRCFLKHKPDISSDELIKKMESYCGLPTRNCEHSNVWATTQYADVDFPGFDNHFVLLDDHNACQQQCTADPDCQFYTYVYSSFSDPVYRRRCYLKQVMTLPRPVKVVSNQSVISGFSLKSCKS; translated from the exons ATGGGACTTTGTATGCTTCTGCTGATGCTGTTGACTGCTCTTCCAGAGTCATTCAGTAAAG TGTCTGACTTTGACTGGAAGGTGGATGTGGACTTCCCTGGAAATGATGTCCAGCAGATCTACTCTCCAGATGTTTATCACTGTCAGCTAGCCTGCACACAACACCATTCCTGTAGGTTTTTCACCTTTATACGCCCTGACTGGGACAAAGATGACAG GCAATTCTACTGCTATCTGAAGAACACAGCATCTGGATACCCTTCAGTGGTAAATAATCTGAAAGGAGTGACCTCAGGCTTCCCACTCAACCGCAAAGAGTACACTGCGC atacctgtctgtctgcccagCATAAGGATGTAGAATTCACAGGCACCGACTACCGAAACATGGCCGTTTCCAGTTCTAATGAGTGCCAGGAACTATGCACTAGTGATCCACACTGCAAGTTCTTTTCCTACTTCCCAGAGAAATTCTCAGATGCAGAAAAGAG AAAAAAGTGCTTTTTAAAATACAGTTGGACTGTTCCCACACCACCAACGGTTGGAATGAAGTCTGAGGTGTGGTCTGGATTCTCACAGTCACTAGTGTCTAAGGAAACTTCAGAAGAAG CATGTAAGGAGCAGATTTACCCCCATTCAGACTATTTTGACAGTGACTTTGAGCAGCTCCTCGCTGCATCCCCCCAACACTGTCAGTTCTTGTGCACTCTACATCCCCGCTGCACCCACTTCTCATATTTAACCTTCAAACATCAGACAAGTAACACCTG GTATCATATGCGTTGCTTCCTAAAGCATAAGCCAGATATTAGTTCAGATGAGTTGATCAAAAAAATGGAATCGTACTGCGGATTGCCAACACGGAACTGTGAGCACTCGAACG TCTGGGCAACCACACAGTATGCAGATGTTGACTTCCCTGGTTTTGATAACCATTTTGTGTTGCTGGATGATCATAATGCCTGTCAGCAACAGTGCACAGCAGACCCAGACTGTCAGTTCTACACTTACGTCTATTCATCCTTCAGTGATCCAGTCTACAG GCGTAGGTGTTACCTAAAGCAGGTCATGACTCTGCCCAGACCTGTTAAAGTTGTGTCCAACCAGAGTGTGATATCTGGCTTCTCTCTGAAGAGCTGTAAATCCTGA
- the heyl gene encoding hairy/enhancer-of-split related with YRPW motif-like protein, which yields MKRPHDYSSPDSDTDELIDVGQEDSYCPVTGSMSPGSTSQILARKKRRGIIEKRRRDRINHSLSELRRLVPSAFEKQGSSKLEKAEILQMTVDHLKLLHAMGGKGYFDARALAVDYRTLGFRECVGEVVRYLSSLEGVESADPIGARLVSHLSHCASELDPLHQSPAAMPFTPWPWGSFPQLGGPSSPSVTSPPFTSDARRDLAPHAALLAYPSPALRVAPLGSQGALLSPTISIVRRLPPLRSHPHRLPEPPQEGPTVTSPLHSAPPAPPRSSSSPSSISSSSPSSSSAGHPHVSFRPFAALGPPAPVLRGMGVSSKSAQAWGTEIGAF from the exons ATGAAGAGACCCCACGATTACAGCTCTCCAGACTCGGACACGGATGAGCTGATCGATGTTGGACAGGAGGACAGTTACTG tCCTGTCACTGGTTCCATGTCTCCAGGCAGTACCTCACAGATCCTTGCCCGGAAAAAGAGAAGAGGG ATCATTGAGAAGAGACGCAGAGACAGGATCAACCACAGCCTGTCCGAGCTGAGGAGACTCGTGCCCAGCGCATTTGAGAAACAG GGTTCATCTAAGCTGGAGAAGGCTGAGATTCTTCAAATGACAGTGGACCACCTCAAACTGCTGCATGCCATGGGGGGAAAAG GCTACTTTGACGCCCGTGCGCTGGCAGTGGACTACCGGACGCTGGGTTTTCGGGAGTGTGTGGGAGAGGTTGTGAGGTACCTCAGTTCTCTGGAGGGTGTGGAGTCTGCAGATCCCATCGGGGCACGCCTGGTGTCCCACTTAAGTCACTGCGCCAGTGAACTGGACCCTCTCCACCAGAGCCCAGCTGCCATGCCCTTCACCCCCTGGCCCTGGGGTTCCTTCCCTCAACTCGGCGGCCCCTCCAGCCCCTCAGTTACTTCACCCCCCTTCACCTCTGATGCCCGCCGTGATCTGGCCCCTCACGCTGCCCTCCTGGCTTACCCTTCACCAGCCTTGCGTGTGGCTCCTCTGGGAAGCCAGGGGGCACTGTTGAGCCCCACCATATCTATAGTACGCAGGTTGCCTCCACTCCGGTCCCACCCTCATAGACTGCCAGAGCCACCACAGGAGGGCCCCACCGTCACCTCGCCTCTACACTCTGCCCCACCTGCTCCTCCTAGGTCCTCCTCCTCACCATCCTccatctcctcttcctctccctcctcctcctctgctggcCATCCCCACGTTTCCTTCAGACCCTTTGCTGCTTTGGGGCCTCCAGCTCCAGTGCTCAGGGGCATGGGTGTGTCCAGTAAGTCAGCACAGGCCTGGGGGACAGAGATTGGGGCCTTCTGA